The following coding sequences lie in one Calditrichota bacterium genomic window:
- a CDS encoding DNA polymerase III subunit alpha, protein MNFVHLHTHSYYSFLEGADSIEALCAAAARHEMPALALTDTNGLYGLIWFVREAQACGVRPIVGAEVVTDQARAVLLVKSAQGYRRLCHMLSARHLREDFSLAEELIHDRQGLVVISHSLPLLEAVVRQSGTADVYVELAPGCVHGPLLAFAARHHLPPVATNDVHFVEPQGYDIHRLLRAIDLNTTLSRLPPVMCAHPQSWFKSPAQMAAFFPNCPEALANTWGIAEQCTFVPDNTGCIFPNPNGAAAYQRLRELSYRGALWRYGAITAPVRERLEHELAIIQQKGFADYFLVVHDIVRQSPRTCGRGSGAASLVAYCLGITHVDPLRHNLFFERFLNAGRKDPPDIDVDFAWDERDEVLDYVFRTYGEARAAMVANHVCFKARAALHEIAKVYGLTEEEITRVTKRFSRLWFAGDFVELMGSHPLFRGQELPPPWPEIIALARRLHGVPRQLSVHCGGVVIVPDCIDNYVPRQRAAKGVTIIQWEKDQTEEAGLVKIDLLGNRSLAVIRDALQAIRTNYGVEITYQDWNPIDDPKTQELIRNGDTVGVFYVESPAMRQLQKKAQTGDFEHLVIHSSIIRPAANLFIQAYLARLKGAPYTPLHPLLADILKETYGIMVYQEDVAKTAMALADFDPAEADELRKILSKKHRHKRLADLKAKFYRGALAKGVARQTIDAVWQMIMSFEGYSFCKPHSASYALVSFKSAYLRAHYPAEFMAA, encoded by the coding sequence ATGAACTTTGTCCATTTACACACCCACTCGTACTACTCCTTTCTGGAGGGCGCCGACAGCATTGAGGCCCTGTGCGCCGCTGCTGCGCGGCATGAAATGCCCGCGTTAGCGCTCACCGACACCAATGGTCTGTACGGCCTGATCTGGTTTGTGCGGGAGGCGCAGGCGTGCGGAGTGCGGCCTATAGTCGGCGCGGAGGTGGTCACTGACCAGGCGCGAGCCGTGCTGCTGGTGAAAAGTGCTCAGGGCTACCGCCGGCTCTGCCACATGCTCTCAGCCCGCCATTTGCGGGAGGACTTTTCCTTAGCCGAGGAGCTCATTCACGATCGCCAGGGCCTTGTCGTCATCAGCCACTCGCTGCCCCTTCTGGAGGCAGTGGTGCGGCAGAGTGGTACCGCTGACGTCTACGTGGAGTTAGCGCCTGGTTGTGTGCACGGCCCGCTGCTAGCGTTTGCCGCGCGCCATCACCTGCCGCCGGTGGCCACCAACGACGTGCATTTTGTGGAGCCTCAGGGGTACGACATCCATCGGCTGCTGCGGGCTATCGACCTCAACACCACACTCTCCCGTCTGCCTCCGGTGATGTGTGCCCATCCCCAGAGCTGGTTCAAGAGTCCTGCGCAGATGGCGGCGTTTTTCCCCAATTGTCCAGAGGCCCTTGCCAACACCTGGGGCATCGCCGAGCAGTGCACCTTCGTTCCGGACAATACTGGCTGCATCTTCCCCAATCCCAATGGCGCGGCCGCTTACCAACGCCTGCGGGAGTTGAGCTATCGAGGCGCTCTATGGCGTTATGGGGCAATCACCGCGCCGGTGCGGGAACGCCTGGAGCACGAGTTGGCGATCATCCAACAGAAAGGGTTTGCGGACTATTTTCTCGTCGTGCACGACATCGTCCGCCAGTCGCCGCGTACCTGCGGGCGAGGCTCTGGGGCGGCCAGCTTGGTGGCCTACTGTCTGGGCATTACCCACGTAGATCCCTTGCGGCACAATCTGTTCTTTGAGCGCTTTCTCAACGCCGGGCGAAAGGACCCGCCAGACATCGACGTGGACTTTGCCTGGGACGAGCGCGACGAAGTGCTCGACTATGTGTTTCGCACCTATGGCGAGGCGCGCGCCGCCATGGTGGCCAACCACGTCTGCTTCAAAGCACGGGCCGCCCTGCACGAAATTGCCAAGGTCTATGGCCTCACCGAGGAGGAAATCACCAGGGTCACCAAGAGGTTCTCCCGCCTCTGGTTTGCCGGCGATTTTGTCGAGCTCATGGGCTCCCATCCGCTCTTTCGCGGCCAGGAGCTCCCCCCGCCGTGGCCAGAGATTATCGCGCTGGCCAGGCGACTGCATGGCGTGCCCAGGCAGCTCTCCGTGCACTGCGGTGGGGTGGTCATCGTCCCAGATTGCATCGACAACTATGTGCCACGCCAGCGTGCCGCCAAAGGGGTCACCATCATCCAGTGGGAAAAGGACCAGACCGAAGAGGCAGGCCTGGTTAAAATCGACCTCCTCGGCAACCGCTCCTTAGCGGTCATCCGCGATGCCTTGCAGGCGATCCGCACCAACTATGGCGTGGAGATCACTTACCAGGACTGGAATCCCATCGACGATCCCAAGACGCAGGAGTTGATCAGAAACGGCGACACCGTGGGCGTCTTTTACGTGGAATCGCCTGCTATGCGCCAGCTGCAGAAAAAGGCGCAGACCGGCGACTTTGAGCACCTGGTGATTCATTCCAGTATCATCCGCCCGGCAGCCAATCTCTTTATCCAGGCCTATTTGGCGCGTCTCAAAGGGGCGCCGTACACGCCTCTCCACCCTTTGCTGGCCGACATTCTCAAGGAGACCTACGGCATCATGGTCTACCAGGAGGACGTTGCCAAGACTGCCATGGCCCTGGCTGACTTTGATCCGGCCGAGGCAGACGAGTTGCGCAAGATTTTGTCCAAGAAGCATCGCCACAAGCGCCTGGCGGACCTGAAGGCCAAGTTCTACCGCGGTGCTTTAGCCAAGGGCGTCGCACGTCAGACCATCGATGCGGTCTGGCAGATGATTATGAGCTTCGAGGGCTACTCCTTTTGCAAGCCCCACAGTGCCAGCTACGCGCTGGTCTCGTTCAAGTCGGCCTACCTGCGCGCGCACTATCCGGCGGAGTTCATGGCCGCGG